The following are encoded together in the Vigna unguiculata cultivar IT97K-499-35 chromosome 2, ASM411807v1, whole genome shotgun sequence genome:
- the LOC114173767 gene encoding uncharacterized protein LOC114173767, with product MPHWFSYVGSLKLYQPLAGILRFVGLSLVSWYDRHGSGQLLRQASTAACMLNEIIFGISERASNDFASIFHNCAFHTSFWKMPKDKGVRSYLVECIGGILHEYLAAEFLMSTRWICLNTHGSSTDLIVLEFQDIFSQESKTA from the exons ATGCCCCATTGGTTTAGTTATGTTGGTAGTCTTAAGTTATACCAACCTCTTGCCGGGATTCTCCGATTTGTGGGTTTATCTTTAGTG TCTTGGTATGACAGGCATGGTTCTGGACAGTTATTGAGGCAAGCTAGCACAGCTGCATGCATGCTAAATGAGATAATATTTGGTATATCGGAACGAGCAAGTAATGATTTTGCTAGTATATTTCATAATTGTGCATTTCATACTTCTTTCTGGAAGATGCCCAAGGATAAAGGTGTAAGGAGTTATTTAGTTGAGTGCATTGGTGGGATCTTACATGAGTATTTAGCTGCTGAG TTCCTAATGTCTACCCGATGGATTTGTTTGAACACACATGGATCTTCGACAGACTTGATCGTCTTggaatttcaagatattttcAGTCAGGAATCAAAGACTGCGTGA